A stretch of DNA from Streptomyces rubradiris:
GACATCGAGTACCGCTTCCAGTTCGGCGGCAGCGAGTGGGGCGAGCTGGAGGGTGTCGCCAACCGCACCGACTACGACCTCTCCGCGCACGCCAAGGCCTCCGGCCAGGACCTCTCCTACTTCGACCAGGAGGCCGGCGAGCGCTGGACGCCGTACGTCATCGAGCCGGCGGCGGGTGTCGGCCGCACCATGCTGGCCTTCCTCCTGGACGCCTACGTCGAGGACGAGGCGCCCAACGCCAAGGGCAAGATGGAGAAGCGCACCGTGCTGCGCCTGGACCACCGCCTCGCCCCGGTGAAGGTCGCGGTGCTCCCGCTGTCCCGCAACCCGGAGCTGTCCCCGAAGGCCAAGGGCCTCGCCCAGGCGCTGCGCCAGCACTGGAACATCGAGTTCGACGACGCCGGCGCCATCGGCCGCCGCTACCGCCGTCAGGACGAGATCGGCACGCCGTACTGCGTGACCGTCGACTTCGACACCCTCGAGGACAACGCCGTCACCGTGCGCGAGCGTGACTCGATGAAGCAGGAGCGGGTGTCGCTGGACCAGATTGAGGGCTACCTGGCCTCGCGTCTGCTGGGCGCCTAGTCACGACCGCGTGATGCCGGGCGGGCCGACCTCGGCCCGCCCGGCATTCGTGTGTCCGCGCCCGCTCAACGGCCCTGGAGGGCCTTGACGTTGTCGCCGAACGTCCAGTTCTTCGAGCCGTCCCAGTTGACGGACCAGGTCATCAGGCCCTTGAGCGAGGTGCCGTAGTTCCGCCAGGCCTGGGCGACCAGGGACGGGGACATGTAGCCGCCGCCCGCGCCGGGCTGGGCGGGCAGCCCCGGGACCTGCTTGTCGTAGGGCACCCTGATCGTCGTGCCCTGCACCACCAGGCCCTTGTTCAGACAGTCGGTCTGCGCGGTGAAGCCCTGCACGGTGCCCGCCGAGTAGGAGTCGCCCGAGCAGCCGTACATGCTGCCGTTGTAGTACTGCATGTTCAGCCACCACAGCCGGCCGTTGTCCGCGTACTTCTTGATGATTGGCAGGTACGCGCCCCAGATCGAGCCGTAGGTGACGCTGCCGCCGGTGACGTACGCCGTTTCCGGGGCCATCGTCAGGCCGAAGTTCGAGGGCATCTGGGCGAGGATGCCGTCGATGACGCGGATCAGGTTGGCCTGGGACGGGGACAGCTGGTTGATGTTGCCGCTGCCGACCAGGCCGGTCTCGATGTCGATGTCGATGCCGTCGAAGTTGTACTTCTTCAGGATCGGCACGATCGTCGCCACGAAGCGGTCGGCGACGGTCTGGGACGACAGGTCGATGCCGGCCGCCGCGCCGCCGATGGACAGCAGGATCGTCTGGCCGGCCGCCTTGGCCTGGCACATCTCGGCGGGCGTGGCCACCTTCACGCCGGCGTCCATGCCGTCCTCCCACAGCGCGGTGCCGTCGGAGCGGATCACCGGGAAGGCCGCGTTGATCACGTTGTAGCCGTGGGCGGGGATGCGGGAGTCGGTGATCGGGGTCCAGCCGAAGGGCGGGTGGACGCCGTTGGCGGAGCCGTCCCAGTTCTCCCAGTAGCCCTGGAGCACCTTGCCCGCCGGCCTGGACTTGACCGCGCAGGTGTCGGCGGCGGCGGAGGCGGCGGGCGCGGTGGCGATGGCGAGCGGGGCGAGGACGGCGCCGGTCAGGGCGGCGGTGAGCAGGCGCAGGGTGCGGCGGAGCATCGGGCCTCCCGGCGGGTCGGGGGTGGTGTCGGGTCGGTGTCGGGTTCGGTGTCGGCTCGTGAGGTGTCGCAGACATGACAGTGCGCTGGTCCAGACCTTTCGTCAAGAGGTCTGGACCACACGACCGTGGACGGCCCCGGACCCCCTCTCCGCCCCCAGGGGCGAAGCGGCTGTCCGTGATGCCCGGACTGTGGGATCGGTGCGATGGTCGGCAGCCGACGGGGCTGGGGCCGGCCGGATAGTCGGGCAGGGCCACGGTGTGGGCAGATGGAGGAATGGGCCCGCCAGTTGCGTGCGCGGCTGTCCTGCTGGCCGGTCACGTACGCGGCATCACCCAGCAGGCCCGTGTGGCGGGCCCCGCGGGCGACCCCGAAGCGCAATCGGGTGCCATCCTCGGCGATCTGATGCGGGCGCACGGCGAGCGGTTCCCCGCGCTCACCGCGGCCCTCGCTTCAGTCGCCCGGTCCGGCGGGCAAGACCAGGCATGGGATTTCGGCCTGCGGCGGATTTTGGACGGCTTGGCCGCACTCGTCGACCGGCGCGCACGGTGACCGTGGTCCGGATCGCAACCGGCCGGCCGCCCCGCTTGGCGCCGCACCGTGACAGGTGCGCCGTCGATCCTGTGACCTGCGCCTTCACCGGCTGCACTCGTATGAGTCCGCCTCGTCCCATTCGGTATCGCGGGCTGCTGTCGCCCAGGAGGTCGTTCTCCTGGTCCTCGATCGGCGGTCGACGTGGCGTGGTGGCCCGAACTTCCTCGCCCGGCACTCCACCAGCAGGGCATCGCGCCGCCGGTCCACCGGAGCCGGTCCTCCACCGGCCAGACCCCCTCCGGCTCGAAGAACTCCGGCATCGGGCACAAGCCGAGCCGCGGCCTCCTCGATGCTTCGGACCTTGTCCAGAAGAGGGGACATTATTGGGCTGACAGATATTGAAATCTGTTAGCTGTTATGTCACGGTGGTGGCATGACGATGCGAACCCGTAACCTCGGCACCACCGGCCCCCAGGTCTCCGCCCTCGGCCTCGGCTGCATGGGCATGTCCGGCATGTACGGCGAGGCGGACCGCGCCGAGTCGATCGCGACCATCCACGCGGCCCTGGAGGCCGGCGTGACGCTGCTGGACACCGGCGACTTCTACGGCATGGGCCACAACGAACTGCTGATCAACGAGGCGCTGCGCACCGCCCCCGCCGCGCTGCGCGAGAACGCGCTCGTGAGCGTGAAGTTCGGCGCGCTGCGCGGCCCGGACGGCGACTGGTACGGCTTCGACGGCCGCCCGGCCGCCGTGAAGAACTTCGCCGCCTACTCCCTCCAGCGCCTCGGCGTCGACCACATCGACGTCTACCGCCCGTCCCGGCTCGACCCGGACGTGCCCATCGAGGAGACCGTCGGCGCCATCGCCGAACTGGTCGACAAGGGCTGGGTCCGGCACATCGGGCTCAGCGAGGTCGGCGCGGACACCATCCGCCGGGCCGCCGCCACCGCCCCCATCGCGGACCTCCAGATCGAGTACGCCCTCATCTCCCGGGGACCCGAGCGGGAGATCCTGCCCACCCTGCGCGAACTGGGCATCGCCGTCACCGCGTACGGCGTGCTCTCGCGCGGGCTGATCTCCGGCCACGTCTCGGCCGACCGGGCCTTCGCCGCGAACGACTTCCGCGCCCACTCTCCCCGCTTCCAGGGCGACAACCTCCGGCACAACCTCACCCTGGTCGAGTCCCTGCGCGAGATCGCCGGGCAGAAGGGCGTCTCCGTCGCGCAGATCGCCATCGCCTGGGTGCTCTCCCGGGGCGAGGACATCGTGCCGCTGGTCGGCGCCCGCACCCGGCAGCGCCTCGGCGAGGCGCTGGGCGCGCTGGACGTGACCCTGGAGGAGGCCGACCTCGCCGCCATCGAGGCCGCGGTACCGGCGGACGCGGCGGCCGGCGACCGGTACGCGGCGGAGCAGATGGCGATGCTCGACAGCGAACGCTGACGGCGTGCCGGGTACCGTCTAGGCATGCCACCGACCAGCGAGACCCTGACCGCCGAGCGCATCCTCGAAGCCACCGAGGAGGTGCTGCGCCGCCACGGCCCGGCCAAGGCCACCGTGGTCGACGTGGCCCGCGCGCTCGGCGTCAGCCATGGCAGTGTCTACCGGCACTTCCGCACCAAGGCGGCGCTGCGCGAGGCGGTGACCAAGCGCTGGCTGGACCGCACCTCCGAGCGGCTCGCGGTCATCGCCGCCGCCGAGGACCTCGCCCCGGAGCGGCGGCTGCGGGACTGGCTCGCGGCCCTCTTCGAGGCCAAGCGGCACAAGGCGGGCGACGATCCCGAGCTGTTCGCCACGTACACCGTGCTCGTCGACGAACTCGGCGGCGTGGTCCACGACCACATCGCCGACCTCACCGGCCAGCTCACCCGGATCATCGCCGCGGGCACGGAGTCGGGCGACTTCACCGCCACCGACCCGGCCACGACGGCCCGCGCCGTCTTCCACGCGACGGCCCGCTTCCACGACCCGGGCTACGCCCGCGACTGGACGACGCCGGGCATCGAGGAGGAGTTCGAGGCGGTGGTGGGGTTGCTGGTGCGGGGGTTGAGGGCGGCGGGGTAGGAACGCGTCCCGCCTCGTTGCCGGGTCGGGCATACGCTTCGGGCGGGACATACTCCTCGAACGTCCCGACCAGGAGGCAGCGTGATCACCCTCGTGCCCGAGACCATCCACACCGACCGGCTGGCCTTGCTCCCCCTGGAGGCGGAGCACGCCGAGGAGATGGCCGTGGCGCTG
This window harbors:
- a CDS encoding TetR family transcriptional regulator yields the protein MPPTSETLTAERILEATEEVLRRHGPAKATVVDVARALGVSHGSVYRHFRTKAALREAVTKRWLDRTSERLAVIAAAEDLAPERRLRDWLAALFEAKRHKAGDDPELFATYTVLVDELGGVVHDHIADLTGQLTRIIAAGTESGDFTATDPATTARAVFHATARFHDPGYARDWTTPGIEEEFEAVVGLLVRGLRAAG
- a CDS encoding aldo/keto reductase, whose protein sequence is MTMRTRNLGTTGPQVSALGLGCMGMSGMYGEADRAESIATIHAALEAGVTLLDTGDFYGMGHNELLINEALRTAPAALRENALVSVKFGALRGPDGDWYGFDGRPAAVKNFAAYSLQRLGVDHIDVYRPSRLDPDVPIEETVGAIAELVDKGWVRHIGLSEVGADTIRRAAATAPIADLQIEYALISRGPEREILPTLRELGIAVTAYGVLSRGLISGHVSADRAFAANDFRAHSPRFQGDNLRHNLTLVESLREIAGQKGVSVAQIAIAWVLSRGEDIVPLVGARTRQRLGEALGALDVTLEEADLAAIEAAVPADAAAGDRYAAEQMAMLDSER
- a CDS encoding chitinase, with protein sequence MLRRTLRLLTAALTGAVLAPLAIATAPAASAAADTCAVKSRPAGKVLQGYWENWDGSANGVHPPFGWTPITDSRIPAHGYNVINAAFPVIRSDGTALWEDGMDAGVKVATPAEMCQAKAAGQTILLSIGGAAAGIDLSSQTVADRFVATIVPILKKYNFDGIDIDIETGLVGSGNINQLSPSQANLIRVIDGILAQMPSNFGLTMAPETAYVTGGSVTYGSIWGAYLPIIKKYADNGRLWWLNMQYYNGSMYGCSGDSYSAGTVQGFTAQTDCLNKGLVVQGTTIRVPYDKQVPGLPAQPGAGGGYMSPSLVAQAWRNYGTSLKGLMTWSVNWDGSKNWTFGDNVKALQGR
- a CDS encoding TetR/AcrR family transcriptional regulator C-terminal domain-containing protein, giving the protein MGPPVACAAVLLAGHVRGITQQARVAGPAGDPEAQSGAILGDLMRAHGERFPALTAALASVARSGGQDQAWDFGLRRILDGLAALVDRRAR